One segment of Pyricularia oryzae 70-15 chromosome 3, whole genome shotgun sequence DNA contains the following:
- a CDS encoding tRNA-guanine transglycosylase, with the protein MEYSETGKLPDSDPAMELFTLLRASTPGTGARLGRLSLPGRNPVDTPNFFSGTSRGVVPHLTPDNLRRHADMVRGAYMAFEDFIERNQRDPTRVAPLLQTTDKMKTVRAPLHAFTALPDPIPTVLGARRMPPAACSLGNMADSVSVFTSTGVQTLTTAQYADAIVNLRPDVVIPMADLTFTTGTPSSKRAVRMADRTEDWMIKLRKQLDGGSKSNETAIFAPTLPIPHPIQWEYLRCLNEDMVGFIKGLAVYDIDILPDLAGYDNLNQLPRLSLDLPSTPHQILRQISLGADVILLPFINAFSEAGVAFTFTLPTSQNPSPPAKPSTLLPLGVDLSSPTYNTSLSPLSDGCTCPACTSHHRAYVHHLLSAREMLAWTLLQVHNHHVVASLFAAARASLVAGTFEADAERFAASYEADLPIGGGERPRARGYNNGKGRGPGEAPPPRLNRPAWGKLGEVNSVQAAAAAAVPAPMDLP; encoded by the coding sequence ATGGAATATTCCGAGACAGGAAAGCTCCCGGACTCCGACCCCGCCATGGAGCTATTCACACTCCTCCGGGCCTCCACGCCCGGGACCGGCGctcgcctcggccgcctctCCCTTCCCGGTCGCAATCCCGTCGATACCCCAAACTTCTTCTCGGGCACCTCTCGTGGCGTCGTGCCCCACCTGACCCCGGACAACCTGCGTCGCCATGCCGACATGGTCCGCGGCGCCTACATGGCCTTTGAGGATTTCATAGAACGGAACCAAAGGGACCCGACCCGTGTcgcgccgctgctgcagaCTACCGACAAGATGAAGACGGTACGGGCTCCGCTGCACGCCTTCACCGCCCTACCCGATCCCATCCCCACTGTGCTCGGCGCCCGCCGTATGCCCCCTGCCGCCTGCAGCCTCGGGAACATGGCCGACTCGGTGTCAGTCTTCACCTCAACAGGCGTGCAGACCCTCACCACGGCTCAGTACGCCGACGCGATTGTCAACCTGAGGCCTGACGTCGTGATCCCCATGGCGGACCTCACGTTTACTACTGGCACTCCCAGCTCCAAGCGGGCGGTGCGCATGGCCGACAGGACTGAGGACTGGATGATCAAACTCCGGAAACAGCTGGACGGCGGTTCCAAGTCGAATGAGACAGCCATATTCGCACCAACTCTTCCGATTCCACATCCTATTCAATGGGAGTATCTCCGCTGTCTGAACGAGGACATGGTAGGCTTCATCAAGGGCTTGGCTGTCTACGACATTGACATCCTTCCAGACCTGGCCGGCTACGACAACCTCAACCAACTCCCCCGGTTATCCCTCGACCTGCCCAGCACACCACACCAGATCCTGCGGCAGATCTCCCTAGGAGCCGACGTCATCCTCCTCCCATTCATCAACGCCTTTTCCGAAGCTGGCGTCGCCTTCACCTTCACCCTCCCCACATCACAAAACCCATCACCACCAGCAAAACCATCCACCCTCCTCCCGCTAGGCGTCGACCTATCCTCCCCGACCTACAACACCTCCCTCTCCCCTCTCTCTGACGGATGCACCTGCCCGGCCTGTACGAGCCACCACCGCGCCTACGTGCACCACCTCCTCTCCGCCCGCGAGATGCTCGCCTGGACGCTGCTGCAGGTGCACAACCACCACGTCGTCGCGTCCCTGTTTGCCGCAGCCCGCGCCTCTTTGGTGGCAGGCACATTTGAGGCAGACGCGGAGCGCTTCGCCGCTTCTTACGAAGCAGACCTCCCCATCGGAGGCGGTGAGAGGCCCCGCGCCAGGGGCTATAACAACGGCAAGGGCCGCGGGCCAGGAGAGgctccgccgccgaggctcAACCGGCCCGCCTGGGGGAAGCTGGGTGAGGTGAATAGCGTTcaggctgccgctgccgctgctgttcCTGCTCCAATGGATTTGCCATGA